One part of the Ralstonia pickettii genome encodes these proteins:
- the lgt gene encoding prolipoprotein diacylglyceryl transferase: MLIHPQFDPVALHLGPLAIRWYGLMYLAAFIMFLWFGRLRTRQPHIAAEGWTGRDLDDMLFYGVLGVILGGRLGYVLFYKPDWYFAHPLDIFKVWEGGMAFHGGFLGVVVAMMLYARMRGRSWMQVTDFIAPMVPCGLAAGRLGNFINGELWGRVSSPNLPWSMMFPQAQGEDREWLLSHAQEAVTSGLQAVFDQYHMLPRHPSQIYQFLGEGVLFFILLWLYARKPRPMGAVSGAFLLGYGVFRFAAEFAREPDNFLGLLAANLSMGQWLSLPMILIGIAMLVWSYRRAGNGAKNQAHA, encoded by the coding sequence ATGCTCATCCATCCGCAATTCGATCCCGTCGCCCTGCATCTGGGGCCGCTCGCCATCCGCTGGTACGGCCTGATGTATCTGGCGGCGTTCATCATGTTCCTGTGGTTCGGCCGCCTGCGCACGCGCCAGCCGCACATCGCGGCCGAAGGCTGGACCGGCCGCGACCTCGACGACATGCTTTTCTACGGCGTGCTCGGCGTGATTCTCGGTGGGCGCCTCGGCTACGTACTGTTCTACAAGCCGGACTGGTATTTTGCCCACCCGCTCGACATCTTCAAGGTCTGGGAAGGCGGCATGGCGTTCCACGGCGGCTTCCTCGGTGTGGTCGTGGCGATGATGCTGTATGCGCGCATGCGCGGCCGCTCGTGGATGCAGGTGACCGATTTCATCGCGCCGATGGTGCCGTGTGGCCTCGCAGCGGGGCGCCTTGGCAACTTCATCAACGGCGAGCTGTGGGGCCGTGTGTCGTCGCCCAACCTGCCGTGGTCGATGATGTTCCCGCAAGCACAGGGCGAAGACCGTGAGTGGCTGCTTTCGCATGCGCAAGAGGCCGTCACCAGCGGCCTGCAGGCCGTTTTTGACCAGTACCACATGCTGCCGCGCCACCCCTCGCAGATCTACCAGTTCCTCGGCGAGGGCGTGCTGTTCTTCATCCTGCTGTGGCTGTATGCGCGCAAGCCGCGACCGATGGGTGCGGTGTCCGGCGCATTCCTGCTTGGCTACGGCGTGTTCCGCTTCGCCGCAGAATTTGCGCGTGAGCCGGACAACTTTCTCGGCCTGCTCGCGGCGAACCTGTCGATGGGCCAGTGGCTGTCGCTGCCAATGATCCTGATCGGCATCGCCATGCTGGTCTGGTCGTATCGACGTGCAGGCAACGGTGCAAAAAACCAGGCGCACGCCTGA
- a CDS encoding FecCD family ABC transporter permease, translated as MTIPALPARGFAWRLWSLLALACAVVLVASLMLGSVKLSPAEVWRALYFGNSGGDSLAAGIVTELRLPRAGAAFAAGGLLAFAGALMQMLLRNPLADPYVLGVSGGGAVAALTAMLFSLPWWAVQTSAGAGALLSMALVAALARQHLWRGEPGEANARLLLGGVVMASGWVGLITLILTVAPENKLRGMIFWMVGDLGGADRYVGPLMALVAAVAVVLPHARDLNVLLTGETRARALGVPVARVRALIYVVASLCTAVAVTIAGSVAFVGLLVPHMVRLAWTRDVRIHLPATAMAGGGLLMLADLIARTLIAPTQLPVGVITTLLGVPTFLYLLMRSAR; from the coding sequence ATGACAATACCTGCACTGCCCGCACGCGGTTTTGCCTGGCGACTGTGGTCGCTGTTGGCGCTTGCGTGCGCGGTGGTGCTGGTGGCGTCGTTGATGCTCGGCAGTGTGAAGCTTTCGCCCGCCGAGGTCTGGCGGGCCCTCTATTTTGGCAATAGCGGTGGCGATAGCCTGGCAGCGGGCATCGTCACCGAGTTGCGCCTGCCGCGTGCGGGCGCTGCGTTTGCCGCCGGCGGGCTGCTGGCCTTTGCCGGAGCGCTGATGCAGATGCTGCTGCGCAATCCGCTGGCCGATCCGTATGTGCTGGGCGTGTCCGGTGGCGGCGCGGTGGCGGCGCTCACAGCAATGTTGTTTTCGCTGCCGTGGTGGGCGGTGCAGACGAGTGCCGGCGCGGGCGCCTTGCTGTCGATGGCGCTGGTGGCGGCGTTGGCGCGTCAGCACCTCTGGCGTGGTGAGCCCGGCGAGGCCAACGCGCGCCTGCTGCTTGGCGGCGTGGTGATGGCCTCCGGCTGGGTCGGCCTGATCACCCTCATCCTGACGGTTGCGCCGGAGAACAAGCTGCGCGGCATGATTTTCTGGATGGTCGGCGACCTGGGTGGCGCCGATCGTTATGTTGGTCCGTTGATGGCGCTCGTGGCCGCCGTGGCTGTGGTGCTGCCGCATGCGCGTGACCTGAACGTGCTGCTGACCGGCGAAACCCGTGCCCGTGCGCTGGGCGTGCCCGTGGCGCGGGTGCGTGCGCTGATCTACGTGGTGGCCTCGCTTTGCACGGCGGTGGCAGTCACCATTGCGGGTTCCGTCGCCTTTGTTGGCTTGCTGGTGCCGCACATGGTGCGCCTGGCGTGGACGCGCGACGTGCGCATCCACTTGCCCGCTACGGCGATGGCCGGCGGCGGGCTGCTGATGCTGGCCGACCTGATCGCCCGCACGCTGATCGCCCCGACTCAGCTGCCTGTGGGCGTGATCACCACGCTGCTGGGCGTGCCGACGTTTCTTTACCTGCTGATGCGGAGCGCGCGATGA
- a CDS encoding LysR family transcriptional regulator: MDLRQLRYFVTVAEELHFGRAADRLSMTQPPLSQQIRALEDELGVTLFHRTQRSVALTAVGGRWLVEVRRVLAEANALPRLAQRLARGEVGSLSLSFVSTADYGILPALLRHFRDARPDVQLLLREATSDVQIEALLAGDVDAGVVIAHHAGSVPGELEYRPLVRERLVLAVPASRAAQWGVAPGQPIALADAAAEPLIIFPRRSAPALYDIITGYHAAHGGGPGEPGAATRIGQEAIQMQTIVSLVSAEMGVALVPASLCNLQRTGVVYLELAAPSPIIETGLVWRRDAASPVLPWFVASAEAVAKLQERNQT, encoded by the coding sequence ATGGATTTGCGCCAGCTTCGCTACTTCGTGACCGTTGCCGAGGAATTGCATTTCGGGCGCGCCGCCGATCGGCTTTCGATGACGCAGCCGCCGCTGTCGCAGCAGATTCGCGCGCTCGAAGACGAATTGGGCGTCACGCTGTTCCATCGTACGCAGCGTTCCGTGGCGCTGACGGCTGTCGGTGGGCGCTGGCTGGTTGAGGTGCGGCGCGTGCTGGCGGAGGCGAATGCGCTGCCCCGGCTCGCGCAGCGGCTGGCGCGCGGCGAGGTCGGCTCGCTGTCGCTGTCCTTCGTCAGCACCGCCGATTACGGCATCCTGCCCGCCTTGCTGCGGCACTTTCGCGATGCGCGCCCCGATGTGCAGCTTCTGCTGCGCGAGGCCACCAGCGATGTGCAAATCGAAGCGCTCCTTGCAGGAGATGTGGATGCCGGCGTCGTGATTGCGCATCACGCCGGCTCCGTGCCGGGCGAGCTGGAATACCGCCCGCTGGTGCGCGAGCGCCTCGTGCTGGCGGTGCCCGCGTCGCGTGCGGCGCAATGGGGCGTGGCGCCGGGCCAGCCGATTGCGCTGGCAGATGCAGCGGCCGAACCGCTGATCATCTTCCCGCGCCGGTCCGCGCCTGCGCTGTATGACATCATTACCGGCTATCATGCCGCGCACGGCGGTGGGCCCGGAGAACCGGGGGCTGCCACGCGCATCGGCCAGGAAGCCATCCAGATGCAGACCATCGTCAGCCTTGTCTCCGCCGAGATGGGCGTCGCGCTGGTGCCGGCATCGCTATGCAACCTGCAGCGTACCGGCGTGGTCTATCTCGAACTTGCCGCGCCAAGCCCGATCATCGAGACCGGACTGGTGTGGCGGCGCGATGCGGCTTCGCCGGTGCTGCCGTGGTTCGTGGCCAGCGCCGAAGCCGTCGCCAAGCTGCAAGAACGCAACCAAACCTGA
- a CDS encoding TonB-dependent receptor domain-containing protein, protein MPRTAMRALAGALTGVMAGAVAPAWAQSNTQVASTPVGELNPTVVTASRSEQPLSDALPHTTVISRADIERSQAPDAVTLLRREAGIEIAQNGGPGTNASLFMRGAGSNQTLVLIDGVRVASGTSGGAQIAQLMSDQIDHIEVVRGNVSALYGSDAIGGVVQIFTRNGRGHGPLANAEIEYGARNTKRAQAGISGSVGENGDTSFALSVSEFKTNGFSTINPLQAPRANPNDNPYTNKSVSAQLSHRFSADWQAGLTYFQTWGDVSYDNAFGKPTDNNVAHNVVRSMSAYVDGKVTQDWKTRVTLSQGDDRSLNFTNGVLQVPARFNTRNQTASWQNDWAFMPNQLLKVGLEHLQTSIDSDAYNVPTRNVDSGYIGYEGKFGPHQLQLNLRRDRYSDFGGANSYYAGYGFAFNPQWKAVASVSNAFRAPSFNELYYPFFGNPNVQPEKARSVEGGVEYSSAMGLVRVTAFETDYSNLITSVFDPVAGTFTAANVNRARVNGLETSYRGSIYGVDLRASFTMQNPQDLSANQLLSRRARHFGSVSAYKTFGPFSAGVEWNAAGDRQDSTKTLGGYGLLNLVGRYQITPDWAVSARVENVTNKNYQLIYPYNTASRGVFFTLSWQQHEPKR, encoded by the coding sequence ATGCCCCGGACGGCCATGCGCGCGCTTGCGGGCGCACTCACGGGGGTCATGGCGGGTGCAGTTGCGCCGGCCTGGGCACAAAGCAACACACAGGTCGCCAGCACGCCCGTCGGCGAGCTGAATCCGACGGTGGTGACGGCCTCGCGCAGCGAGCAGCCTCTGTCGGATGCGCTGCCGCACACGACGGTCATCAGCCGCGCTGACATCGAGCGCTCGCAGGCACCGGATGCGGTGACGCTGCTGCGCCGCGAGGCCGGCATCGAAATCGCGCAGAACGGCGGCCCTGGCACCAACGCGAGCCTGTTCATGCGCGGCGCCGGCTCCAATCAGACGCTGGTTCTGATTGACGGTGTGCGCGTGGCGTCGGGCACCTCGGGTGGTGCGCAGATCGCGCAGTTGATGTCCGATCAGATCGATCACATCGAGGTGGTGCGTGGCAACGTGTCTGCGCTGTACGGCTCCGACGCGATTGGCGGCGTGGTGCAGATATTCACGCGCAACGGTCGCGGCCATGGCCCGCTCGCCAATGCCGAGATCGAATACGGCGCCCGCAATACCAAGCGCGCGCAGGCTGGCATCAGCGGGTCGGTGGGCGAGAACGGTGATACGTCGTTTGCGCTGTCGGTGTCCGAATTCAAGACCAACGGGTTTTCGACCATCAACCCGCTGCAGGCGCCCAGGGCCAACCCGAACGACAATCCCTACACGAACAAGAGCGTGTCGGCGCAGTTGTCGCATCGTTTCTCCGCAGATTGGCAAGCGGGCCTGACGTACTTCCAGACCTGGGGCGACGTCAGCTACGACAACGCTTTCGGCAAGCCCACCGACAACAATGTTGCACACAACGTGGTGCGCTCGATGTCGGCCTATGTGGACGGCAAGGTCACGCAGGACTGGAAGACGCGCGTAACGCTGTCGCAAGGCGACGACCGAAGCTTGAATTTCACGAATGGCGTGTTGCAGGTGCCGGCGCGCTTCAATACCCGCAACCAAACAGCGAGCTGGCAGAACGACTGGGCTTTCATGCCGAATCAGCTGCTCAAGGTGGGACTGGAGCATCTGCAGACCAGCATCGACAGCGATGCCTACAACGTGCCCACGCGCAATGTCGATTCCGGCTACATCGGTTACGAAGGCAAGTTCGGTCCACACCAATTGCAGTTGAATCTGCGCCGTGACCGCTACTCGGACTTTGGTGGCGCGAACAGCTACTACGCCGGTTACGGCTTCGCATTCAATCCGCAATGGAAGGCGGTGGCGAGCGTGAGCAATGCTTTCCGCGCGCCCAGCTTCAACGAGCTGTACTACCCGTTCTTCGGCAACCCGAATGTACAGCCTGAGAAGGCGCGTTCAGTGGAAGGCGGCGTCGAATACAGCAGCGCGATGGGCCTGGTGCGCGTGACAGCGTTCGAGACCGACTACAGCAACCTGATCACCAGCGTGTTCGATCCGGTGGCGGGCACCTTCACGGCGGCCAACGTCAACCGCGCGCGTGTGAACGGGCTGGAGACCTCCTACCGCGGTTCGATCTATGGCGTGGATCTGCGTGCCAGCTTTACCATGCAGAACCCGCAGGACTTGTCGGCCAACCAGTTGCTGTCGCGCCGTGCGCGGCACTTCGGCAGCGTCTCGGCATACAAGACGTTCGGGCCGTTCTCGGCGGGTGTGGAGTGGAATGCGGCGGGAGATCGTCAGGATTCGACCAAGACGCTCGGCGGCTATGGCCTGCTGAACCTGGTCGGCCGCTACCAGATCACGCCTGACTGGGCAGTGTCGGCACGGGTCGAGAACGTGACGAACAAGAACTACCAGTTGATCTACCCGTACAACACGGCGTCGCGTGGGGTGTTCTTCACGCTGTCGTGGCAACAGCACGAACCGAAGCGATGA
- a CDS encoding cell division protein ZapA: MSSKQIEVNIAGQAYKFAVSADNEAALREAAAMVDNQMTRIKNGSSTKGIERVAVMAAISIASDLLSMQRQAASDSALPIDTIRAKLADLNARTDEALRQYGEVI; encoded by the coding sequence ATGAGCAGCAAGCAAATTGAAGTGAACATCGCCGGGCAGGCCTACAAGTTTGCGGTCTCGGCCGATAACGAGGCCGCGCTGCGTGAGGCCGCGGCCATGGTCGACAACCAGATGACGCGCATCAAGAACGGCTCGAGCACCAAGGGCATCGAGCGCGTCGCCGTCATGGCCGCCATCAGCATTGCATCGGATTTGCTGTCGATGCAACGCCAGGCCGCATCCGATTCCGCCCTGCCGATCGATACGATTCGCGCCAAGCTGGCCGATCTGAACGCCCGCACGGACGAGGCGCTGCGCCAGTACGGCGAGGTCATTTAG
- a CDS encoding SIMPL domain-containing protein (The SIMPL domain is named for its presence in mouse protein SIMPL (signalling molecule that associates with mouse pelle-like kinase). Bacterial member BP26, from Brucella, was shown to assemble into a channel-like structure, while YggE from E. coli has been associated with resistance to oxidative stress.): MKSVLAATILGTAMMTTAFAQAAPETNHSGVLSLDAQAVAEVPTDTVTLTLSAEQEGADPGAISTTLSRKADEVINQAKRTSGVQAETGGFNIYPNTDRNGKISVWRGRAEVRITSKDFAAASKLAGQLANQMQVQNVNFTLSREARTAAEAKLIDQAVNSFRDKALTTTKLFGYTSYTIRDVHVSEGSNNPGPRPMMRMAAAPASYDSAPVPIEGGKAQVTVTVSGAVQMLK; the protein is encoded by the coding sequence ATGAAATCTGTCCTGGCCGCAACTATTTTGGGGACTGCAATGATGACGACTGCTTTCGCACAGGCCGCTCCTGAGACGAATCATTCGGGCGTGCTTTCGCTGGATGCTCAAGCCGTGGCTGAAGTGCCGACCGATACCGTCACGCTCACGCTGAGCGCCGAGCAGGAAGGGGCAGACCCGGGCGCGATCTCGACGACGCTATCGCGCAAGGCCGACGAGGTCATCAACCAGGCAAAGCGGACGTCAGGCGTGCAAGCGGAAACGGGCGGCTTCAATATCTATCCGAACACCGATCGCAACGGCAAGATCAGCGTGTGGCGCGGTCGTGCCGAAGTGCGCATCACGTCGAAGGACTTCGCGGCGGCGTCCAAGCTGGCAGGCCAGCTGGCCAATCAGATGCAGGTCCAGAACGTGAACTTCACGCTCTCGCGCGAGGCGCGCACGGCGGCCGAAGCCAAGCTCATCGATCAGGCTGTGAATTCGTTCCGCGACAAGGCACTCACGACCACCAAACTGTTCGGCTATACGAGCTACACGATCCGCGACGTGCATGTGAGCGAGGGCAGCAACAACCCGGGCCCGCGCCCGATGATGCGCATGGCAGCCGCTCCGGCATCGTACGATTCGGCGCCGGTGCCTATCGAGGGCGGCAAGGCGCAGGTCACGGTGACGGTTTCCGGCGCCGTGCAGATGCTGAAATAA
- a CDS encoding EVE domain-containing protein, producing the protein MATQYWLMKSEPDEASIDTLHDKGTLPWTGVRNYQARNFMRDRMRIGDGVLFYHSSCPQPGIAGLAEVCSTSYPDPTQFDAKSHYHDPASKPEAPRWMLVDVKFVRKCALIDLPTLRAHEQLADMTVLQRGNRLSITPVTAAQWRYITTKLMRDPE; encoded by the coding sequence ATGGCCACCCAATACTGGTTGATGAAGTCCGAGCCCGATGAGGCTAGCATCGACACGCTGCACGACAAGGGCACCCTGCCCTGGACCGGCGTACGCAATTATCAGGCGCGCAACTTCATGCGCGACCGCATGCGCATCGGCGACGGTGTGCTGTTCTACCACTCGTCCTGCCCGCAGCCGGGCATCGCTGGGCTGGCGGAAGTCTGCTCGACCAGCTATCCAGACCCCACCCAATTCGACGCCAAAAGTCATTACCACGATCCAGCATCGAAGCCGGAAGCGCCGCGCTGGATGCTCGTCGACGTGAAGTTCGTGCGCAAGTGCGCGCTGATCGATCTGCCGACGTTGCGTGCCCACGAACAACTCGCCGACATGACGGTGTTGCAACGCGGCAACCGACTGTCGATCACGCCGGTCACAGCGGCGCAGTGGCGTTACATCACAACGAAATTGATGCGGGATCCTGAGTGA